In Chitinophaga nivalis, a single genomic region encodes these proteins:
- a CDS encoding SusC/RagA family TonB-linked outer membrane protein, which produces MHPLRRMARCSLFLLFLFFNCLATAAWAQVKITGKVTDEGGAPLPGITVAIRSTKVGTQTDGEGRYTFNTPLQPGSYTLAFSGIGFSTKENTLVITANTNTYTLSTQLSTAVSKLDEIVVTGTSEGTTRRQLGNYISTVKADDLNKGASGNVLAALQGKTAGAQISQNSGDPAGGISVKLRGISTISGSTEPLYIVDGVIIDNSSTRVTNADPSYAGGGATGGSGGTFVGNVGQNRIVDINPADIERVEVLNGAAAAAIYGSRANAGVVQIFTKRGSSGAPEVSFSTSFSVNQLRKKLEVNQAPLKFGGSPDVSTQNILTPDVKNTTPVNRYDYQDYIFRTGVGTDNNLSVAGGKDKTKYYASASYFYNQGIIKNTDFSRYSFRLNLDQEINSWISMNASLNYVYSKSNEKPDGNTFYSPMNSVTILGNYYDIQKRDALGQLMSVGERGRVNPVSVIEDFRQQQQVGRIIAGAGVKLRPIKNLTVDYRLGIDHYNQDGTTFMPAFAYNVSPGFFGGGPKLDAAQNGYASTGSNTSFLINHDLNATYNWDINENLSSVTQVGYSLQYQRQHYALQQGRGLPPFVQTADRATTIIPGADQRTELSISGEFIQQNFKYRNQLFLTGALRLDGSSVFGKNERNQLYTKLSGSYVLSGTDYWEKLAVSKWWNLLKLRAAYGESGNLTGIPAYGRFNTYNATAFIGAGSFQSPNTYTAPDVKPERQKELEFGADLAFLNNRIGLSVNYYQKRVEDLLISRAIAPTKGYSFYLNNIGSLQNNGIEVVLNATPVKTTNFTWDLTAIFNRNRNKALDIGQALALYNTVGGAPIGIANGEPIGFFYGTFYARDANGNILTNAAGIPLMERGVQNGPLTYTPVRDPATGLPSTTNTAALNKKIGDPNPRYTATLTNDFQYKKFGLHIQLDAVQGVDVFNADFRTRQGVDNGKVAEQEDLGLLPRGYIAGSYDILEWRIDNGSFVKLRELALSYNVGKIKGFRDLTVTVGGRNLISWDNYRGYDPEVNAAGQSTILRGIDFGTVPVPRTYNIALRAKF; this is translated from the coding sequence ATGCATCCACTTAGGAGAATGGCAAGATGCAGTTTGTTCTTGCTGTTCTTATTCTTCAACTGCCTGGCAACTGCAGCATGGGCGCAGGTTAAAATCACCGGAAAGGTAACGGATGAAGGAGGCGCTCCGCTACCTGGTATCACCGTTGCTATCAGAAGTACCAAAGTAGGTACCCAAACAGATGGAGAAGGACGTTATACATTTAATACACCGTTGCAACCGGGTAGTTATACCCTGGCATTTTCCGGCATCGGTTTTTCCACCAAAGAAAATACGCTGGTCATCACAGCTAACACCAACACCTATACGTTGTCGACACAGCTTTCCACCGCAGTATCCAAACTCGATGAAATTGTGGTCACCGGTACATCTGAAGGAACGACCCGGCGACAACTGGGTAACTATATCAGCACCGTAAAAGCCGACGATCTGAATAAAGGCGCTTCCGGCAACGTGCTGGCAGCCTTGCAGGGTAAAACAGCCGGTGCACAGATTTCGCAGAACTCCGGTGATCCGGCCGGTGGTATCTCCGTAAAACTGCGGGGTATCAGTACCATCTCCGGTTCTACAGAGCCGTTATATATTGTTGACGGGGTGATTATTGATAACTCCTCTACCCGTGTTACCAACGCCGATCCCAGTTATGCAGGTGGTGGCGCTACTGGTGGCTCCGGCGGTACTTTTGTAGGAAATGTAGGTCAGAACCGTATCGTAGATATCAATCCGGCAGATATTGAACGGGTGGAAGTGCTGAATGGTGCAGCGGCAGCGGCCATCTATGGCTCCCGTGCCAACGCAGGGGTAGTACAGATTTTTACCAAAAGAGGTAGCAGTGGTGCGCCGGAAGTAAGCTTCTCTACCAGCTTTTCCGTTAACCAGCTGCGTAAAAAACTGGAAGTAAATCAGGCCCCGCTGAAATTCGGCGGCTCCCCGGATGTATCTACCCAGAACATTCTTACCCCGGATGTGAAAAATACGACGCCGGTAAATCGTTATGACTACCAGGATTATATTTTCCGTACCGGTGTAGGTACTGATAATAATCTCTCTGTAGCCGGAGGAAAAGATAAAACGAAATACTATGCTTCCGCCAGTTACTTCTATAACCAGGGTATTATCAAGAATACAGATTTCAGCCGCTATAGCTTCCGCCTGAACCTGGACCAGGAAATCAACAGCTGGATCAGCATGAATGCCAGCCTGAACTACGTATACAGCAAATCAAATGAAAAGCCGGATGGGAATACATTTTATTCACCCATGAACTCCGTGACTATCCTGGGTAACTATTATGATATTCAGAAAAGAGATGCACTGGGCCAACTGATGAGTGTGGGTGAGCGCGGACGGGTAAACCCGGTTTCCGTGATAGAGGATTTCCGCCAACAGCAACAGGTAGGCCGTATCATTGCCGGTGCGGGTGTGAAACTTCGCCCTATTAAAAACCTGACGGTAGACTACCGGCTGGGTATCGACCACTATAACCAGGACGGTACTACGTTTATGCCGGCTTTTGCCTATAACGTAAGCCCTGGCTTCTTTGGTGGCGGCCCCAAACTGGATGCTGCACAGAATGGTTATGCCAGTACCGGTTCCAACACGTCGTTTCTCATCAACCACGACCTGAATGCTACCTATAACTGGGATATCAACGAAAACCTGTCGTCCGTTACGCAGGTAGGTTATTCCCTGCAATACCAGCGGCAGCACTACGCACTGCAGCAGGGACGCGGCTTACCGCCGTTTGTACAAACAGCAGACCGGGCTACTACCATCATCCCCGGCGCTGATCAGCGTACCGAGTTATCGATCTCCGGAGAATTTATCCAGCAGAATTTCAAATACAGAAACCAGTTGTTCCTGACTGGCGCCCTGCGACTGGATGGCTCTTCTGTATTCGGAAAAAATGAAAGAAATCAGCTGTACACCAAATTAAGTGGTAGCTATGTATTATCCGGTACCGACTACTGGGAGAAACTGGCCGTATCCAAATGGTGGAATCTGTTGAAACTGCGTGCTGCTTACGGTGAATCCGGTAACCTTACCGGTATTCCTGCCTATGGCCGCTTCAATACCTATAATGCCACAGCCTTTATTGGCGCAGGTTCCTTCCAGTCGCCTAATACCTACACGGCGCCGGATGTGAAACCGGAAAGACAGAAAGAACTGGAGTTCGGTGCTGACCTGGCTTTCCTGAATAACCGTATAGGCTTATCCGTTAACTACTATCAGAAACGGGTGGAAGATCTGCTGATCAGCAGAGCGATTGCGCCTACCAAAGGTTATTCTTTCTACCTGAACAATATCGGTTCCTTACAGAACAACGGGATAGAGGTAGTATTGAACGCCACTCCGGTTAAAACCACCAATTTCACCTGGGATCTGACGGCTATCTTTAACCGTAACCGCAACAAAGCCCTGGATATCGGACAGGCGTTGGCGTTATATAACACCGTCGGCGGAGCGCCTATCGGCATCGCGAACGGAGAACCCATCGGATTTTTCTACGGTACCTTCTATGCACGGGATGCCAATGGTAATATCCTCACTAATGCGGCAGGCATTCCTTTGATGGAAAGAGGTGTACAAAACGGACCATTAACGTATACGCCTGTACGTGATCCGGCTACCGGATTACCATCTACCACCAATACGGCGGCGCTGAATAAAAAAATAGGTGATCCTAATCCCCGTTATACTGCTACCCTCACCAATGATTTTCAATACAAAAAATTCGGCTTGCACATCCAGCTGGATGCGGTACAGGGTGTAGATGTATTTAATGCGGATTTCAGAACCCGCCAGGGTGTGGATAACGGTAAAGTAGCAGAACAGGAAGACCTGGGCCTGCTGCCACGTGGTTATATTGCCGGCAGCTACGATATCCTGGAATGGAGGATTGATAATGGCTCTTTTGTAAAACTCCGCGAGCTGGCACTAAGCTATAATGTAGGTAAAATAAAAGGCTTCCGCGACCTCACCGTTACCGTAGGTGGCAGAAACCTGATTTCCTGGGATAACTACAGAGGATATGATCCGGAAGTAAATGCCGCTGGTCAGAGTACCATCCTGCGTGGCATCGACTTCGGTACCGTACCCGTTCCCAGAACTTACAACATTGCGTTGCGTGCTAAATTTTAA
- a CDS encoding RagB/SusD family nutrient uptake outer membrane protein, whose protein sequence is MKRYISSITYSWLIAALLAATIGCKKDYQDPSGPSAEEAYSTVNAVTNAAVGLQNWYSRDRVGLLYTTVTSGSLLTGETFVTNRGNTDEAQLGTGGSTLLNNNIIVTGMWAVTNKINYEADSILRRSQTLAFPDKGYASGLVAYTSIFKALAIGVQANFWEKVPSTSGKPNDAAPNVTFISGKDGYKKAVAVLDNAINAVNAAPISDAFLRNIPKSINVVNTLYALKARYALYAGDYTIALEAAGKVDLTANGRSSLQYNPQVMNPIFTLVTSTNNIYQVVDSAMGLPVALQPDLTDKRVPFYISRPVPPGPRFSINGFFSTNVDSVPIFLPGEILLIQAECHARQHNVEEGLKALNRVVTKKPADDPFRVGADLPKVNTADEATLLTLIYKHRRIELFMGGQELEDSRRFGRPVTERKRNYFPYPFVERNDNPNTPDDPAF, encoded by the coding sequence ATGAAACGATATATAAGCTCCATCACCTATAGCTGGCTGATCGCAGCACTACTGGCTGCCACTATAGGCTGCAAAAAAGATTATCAGGATCCGTCAGGTCCTTCGGCAGAAGAAGCCTACAGTACTGTAAACGCAGTGACCAATGCAGCAGTGGGCTTACAAAACTGGTATTCGCGCGACCGGGTAGGCCTGTTGTATACCACCGTTACTTCCGGCAGTTTGCTGACCGGCGAAACATTTGTTACCAACAGAGGTAATACAGATGAAGCGCAGCTGGGTACCGGTGGTAGTACGCTGCTGAATAACAATATTATCGTAACAGGCATGTGGGCGGTTACCAACAAAATCAATTATGAAGCCGACAGTATCCTGCGGAGAAGTCAGACCCTGGCCTTCCCTGATAAAGGTTATGCCAGCGGCCTGGTAGCGTACACGTCTATCTTCAAGGCCCTGGCCATTGGGGTACAGGCTAATTTCTGGGAAAAAGTGCCGTCAACCAGCGGAAAACCGAATGATGCAGCGCCCAACGTGACATTCATCTCCGGAAAAGATGGGTATAAAAAGGCAGTAGCGGTGTTGGATAATGCCATTAATGCGGTGAATGCCGCGCCTATCAGTGATGCCTTTCTGCGTAACATTCCGAAAAGTATCAACGTGGTGAATACCCTGTATGCATTAAAGGCGCGTTATGCTTTGTATGCCGGGGATTATACCATCGCACTGGAAGCGGCGGGAAAAGTAGACCTGACAGCAAATGGCCGGTCTTCTCTGCAATATAATCCACAGGTGATGAATCCGATCTTTACCCTCGTTACCTCCACCAATAACATTTATCAGGTGGTAGATTCTGCGATGGGATTGCCGGTAGCCCTGCAGCCGGATCTCACAGACAAACGGGTACCTTTCTATATTTCCCGTCCTGTTCCGCCGGGTCCGCGTTTCAGCATCAACGGATTTTTCTCTACCAATGTAGACTCTGTTCCTATCTTCCTGCCGGGCGAGATTTTGCTGATACAGGCAGAATGCCATGCCCGCCAGCACAATGTAGAAGAAGGGCTGAAAGCATTGAACCGGGTAGTGACGAAAAAGCCGGCAGATGATCCGTTCCGCGTAGGGGCTGATCTGCCGAAAGTAAATACTGCAGATGAAGCTACGCTGCTGACACTGATTTATAAACACCGTCGCATAGAATTATTTATGGGAGGACAGGAGCTGGAAGACAGCCGTCGTTTTGGCCGCCCCGTGACGGAACGTAAAAGGAATTATTTCCCTTATCCTTTTGTAGAAAGAAATGATAATCCGAATACACCGGATGATCCGGCTTTCTAG
- a CDS encoding helix-turn-helix domain-containing protein, whose translation MSMSISDEAGRWINLGQYPLAADLLEPLVKERRERYSFPFGDMELVQITLPNIFIVYGDMHIRKEELRFHAINRPNFVELHFALSGGGVMENKMNGHKYNFISQQHNMLYTRELDGIGYYNTGQPYKFFEVHFTSEHFLNLVKDTGTLLARFCESIAKGKSVDLSDENQAITPEMHHCIRDIMNCRFQGGLKLLFLQAKCIELLTLQAYSFEKAHQSGPRSVLKSAHDKEAIHQAREYLIQNIDATPSLPELAKIVGINEFKLKTGFKEVFNHTVFGYLNEIRLLQAREQLLSGYPIKTIANELGYSSVQHFATAFRKKFGVPPGKAKQ comes from the coding sequence ATGTCCATGAGCATAAGTGATGAAGCAGGGCGTTGGATTAATTTAGGTCAGTATCCACTTGCTGCAGACCTGCTTGAACCACTGGTAAAAGAACGGAGAGAGCGATACAGTTTTCCTTTCGGAGATATGGAGCTGGTACAGATCACCCTGCCTAATATCTTTATTGTTTACGGAGATATGCACATCCGTAAAGAAGAGCTGCGTTTTCACGCTATTAACCGACCCAACTTTGTGGAACTCCACTTTGCCCTGTCCGGTGGCGGTGTCATGGAAAACAAGATGAACGGGCACAAATACAATTTTATCTCTCAGCAGCATAACATGCTCTATACCCGGGAGTTGGATGGCATTGGCTACTACAATACCGGGCAACCCTATAAATTTTTTGAAGTACACTTTACCAGCGAGCATTTCCTGAACCTGGTAAAAGATACCGGTACCTTACTCGCGCGATTCTGTGAAAGTATAGCGAAAGGAAAATCTGTAGATCTGTCAGACGAGAACCAGGCCATCACGCCTGAGATGCATCACTGCATCCGGGATATTATGAACTGCCGTTTTCAGGGAGGTTTAAAACTGCTTTTCTTGCAGGCTAAGTGTATTGAATTACTGACACTGCAAGCCTACTCCTTTGAAAAGGCACATCAGTCCGGCCCCCGGTCTGTACTAAAGTCGGCACATGATAAAGAGGCGATCCATCAGGCCCGGGAATACCTCATTCAAAATATAGACGCCACGCCTTCTTTACCAGAGCTGGCTAAAATTGTAGGTATCAATGAATTCAAACTGAAAACCGGTTTTAAGGAAGTATTTAACCATACCGTTTTCGGCTACCTGAATGAAATCCGGCTGCTGCAGGCAAGAGAACAGTTGTTATCCGGTTATCCGATTAAAACGATTGCCAACGAACTAGGTTATTCTTCCGTGCAACATTTCGCTACTGCTTTCCGCAAGAAATTCGGCGTTCCTCCCGGGAAAGCCAAACAATAA